A stretch of the Medicago truncatula cultivar Jemalong A17 chromosome 5, MtrunA17r5.0-ANR, whole genome shotgun sequence genome encodes the following:
- the LOC11426677 gene encoding disease resistance protein RUN1, whose protein sequence is MSSSSDDHPRIYDVFISFRGEDTRNTIVSHLHAALQNSGVNTFLDDQKLKKGEELEPALRMAIEQSKISIVVLSPNYAGSSWCLDELVHIMDCRESYGRTVVPVFYRVNPTQVRHQTGDFGKALELTATKKEDQQLSKWKRALTEVSNISGWRYNISRNEGELVKGIVEYILTKLNISLLSITEYPIGLESRVQQITKIIDDQSWKVCIIGIWGMGGSGKTTTAKALYNQIHRRFQGRTSFVESIREVCDNNSRGAITLQKQLLLDLFEIKQKIHGVALGKNKIMTRLQGQKVLVVLDDVTKSEQLKALCENPKLLGSGSVLIITTRDLRLLKSFKVDHVYTMTEMDKHQSLELFSCHAFQQPNPRDKFSELSRNVVAYCKGLPLALEVLGRYLSERTEQEWRCALSKLEKIPNNDVQQILRISYDGLEDYTQKDIFLDICCFFIGKNRADVTEILNGCGLHAYSGISILIERSLVKVEKNNTLGMHDLLRDMGRSIAGESSIKEPAKHSRLWFHDDVNDVLLKKNGTEIVEGLIFELPRTHRTRFGTNAFQEMKKLRLLKLDGVDLIGDYGLISKQLRWVDWQRPTFKCIPDDSDLGNLVVFELKHSNIGQVWQEPKLLGKLKILNVSHNKYLKITPDFSKLPNLEKLIMKDCPSLIEVHQSIGDLKNIVLINLRDCKSLANLPREIYKLISVKTLILSGCSKIEKLEEDIMQMESLTALIAANTGIKQVPYSIARSKSIAYISLCGYEGLSRDVFPSLIWSWMSPTRNSQSHIFPFAGNSLSLVSLDVESNNMEYQSPMLTVLSKLRCVWFQCHSENQLTQELRRYIDDLYDVNFTELETTSHAHQIENLSLKLLVIGMGSSQIVTDTLGKSLAQGLATNSSDSFLPGDNYPSWLAYKCEGSSVLLQVPEDSGSCMKGIALCVVYSSTPQNLLIECIISVVIINYTKLTIQIYKHDTIMSFNDEDWEGVVSNLKVGDNVEIFVAIGHGFTVKETAAYLIYGQPTAVEIEPIPEVDAQSSPDA, encoded by the exons ATGTCTTCCTCCTCTGATGATCATCCACGGATCTATGACGTGTTCATAAGTTTTAGAGGGGAGGATACTCGCAACACTATTGTTTCTCATCTCCATGCTGCACTCCAAAATTCAGGAGTCAACACTTTTCTTGATGATCAGAAGCttaaaaagggagaagagcttGAACCAGCACTAAGGATGGCAATAGAACAGTCGAAGATATCTATTGTTGTTCTCTCACCGAACTATGCAGGATCTAGCTGGTGTCTTGACGAACTTGTACATATCATGGATTGCCGCGAAAGTTATGGCCGGACCGTTGTACCTGTATTTTACCGTGTTAACCCAACGCAAGTCCGTCATCAGACGGGTGATTTTGGAAAAGCCTTGGAGCTGActgcaacaaaaaaagaagatcaACAACTGTCCAAGTGGAAGAGAGCACTCACAGAAGTTTCAAATATAAGCGGCTGGCGTTACAACATTTCGAG GAATGAAGGTGAACTAGTGAAGGGTATTGTTGAGTACATTTTGACAAAACTAAATATCTCATTGTTGTCTATTACTGAATATCCAATTGGATTGGAATCCCGTGTGCAACAAATTACCAAGATTATTGATGATCAATCATGGAAAGTCTGTATCATAGGGATATGGGGAATGGGTGGATCAGGCAAAACAACCACGGCCAAAGCTCTCTACAATCAAATCCATCGTAGATTCCAGGGTAGAACAAGTTTCGTTGAAAGTATTAGAGAAGTTTGTGATAATAATAGTAGAGGGGCTATTACTTTACAAAAACAACTTCTTTTAGATCTCTTTGAAATAAAGCAGAAGATTCATGGTGTTGCATTggggaaaaataaaatcatgacaAGACTTCAGGGACAAAAGGTTTTGGTCGTACTCGATGATGTGACCAAGTCTGAGCAATTAAAAGCTCTGTGTGAAAATCCTAAGTTGTTAGGTTCGGGGAGTGTATTGATTATTACCACTAGAGATTTACGCCTTCTCAAGTCATTTAAAGTTGACCATGTCTACACCATGACTGAAATGGACAAACACCAATCCCTTGAACTTTTCAGTTGTCATGCTTTTCAACAACCAAACCCTAGAGACAAATTTAGCGAACTCTCTAGAAATGTAGTTGCTTATTGCAAAGGATTACCCCTGGCTCTTGAAGTCCTTGGACGTTACTTATCTGAGAGGACGGAACAAGAATGGAGATGTGCACTAtcaaaattagagaaaattccCAACAATGATGTGCAACAGATATTGAGAATCAGCTATGATGGTTTAGAAGATTATACGCAAAAGGACATATTTCTTGACATATGTTGTTTCTTCATTGGAAAGAACAGAGCTGATGTTACAGAGATACTTAATGGGTGTGGACTTCATGCTTATAGTGGAATATCTATTCTCATAGAGCGCAGCCTCGTAAAAGTCGAAAAGAATAACACGCTTGGAATGCACGATTTGCTCAGAGACATGGGAAGATCAATTGCTGGTGAAAGTTCAATCAAAGAGCCTGCAAAGCATAGTCGATTGTGGTTTCATGACGATGTGAACGAtgtcttgttaaaaaaaaat GGTACAGAAATTGTTGAGGGATTGATTTTTGAGTTGCCAAGAACACATAGAACTAGATTCGGTACTAATGCTTTCCAGGAGATGAAAAAACTGAGGCTTTTAAAACTTGATGGTGTTGACCTCATCGGAGATTATGGTTTAATTTCCAAACAACTGAGATGGGTTGATTGGCAACGACCTACCTTCAAATGTATACCAGATGACTCTGATCTGGGAAATCTagttgtttttgaattaaaacataGCAATATTGGACAAGTTTGGCAGGAGCCCAAG CTGTTAGGCAAGCTGAAAATTCTCAATGTCAGTCATAATAAGTACTTGAAAATCACCCCAGACTTTTCAAAATTACCGAATCTAGAAAAGCTCATTATGAAGGACTGTCCGAGCTTGATTGAGGTACACCAGTCCATTGGGGACCTCAAGAATATCGTTCTGATAAATTTGAGGGACTGTAAAAGTCTTGCCAATCTCCCAAGAGAGATCTATAAATTGATATCGGTGAAAACTCTTATTCTTTCTGGTTGTTCAAAGATTGAGAAGTTGGAAGAAGATATAATGCAAATGGAATCCTTGACAGCTCTAATTGCAGCAAATACTGGTATCAAACAAGTGCCCTATTCAATAGCAAGATCAAAAAGCATTGCATATATATCACTATGTGGATACGAAGGATTATCACGTGATGTTTTTCCTTCTCTCATTTGGTCTTGGATGTCACCAACCAGAAATTCCCAGTCCCATATTTTTCCATTTGCAGGAAATTCATTGTCTCTAGTTTCTTTGGATGTAGAGAGTAATAATATGGAATATCAATCACCGATGCTTACCGTCCTATCAAAGCTTCGATGTGTTTGGTTTCAATGCCACTCAGAGAATCAACTTACTCAAGAATTAAGAAGATATATTGATGATCTATATGATGTGAATTTTACTGAGTTGGAAACAACATCACATGCACACCAAATCGAAAATCTTTCCTTGAAATTACTTGTGATTGGAATGGGAAGTTCCCAAATAGTCACAGATACTCTTGGCAAGAGCTTAGCACAG GGTTTGGCAACCAATTCAAGTGATTCTTTCCTTCCGGGTGACAATTATCCTTCTTGGTTAGCCTATAAATGCGAAGGATCTTCTGTACTTCTTCAAGTGCCTGAGGATAGTGGTTCTTGCATGAAGGGAATAGCTTTGTGTGTTGTTTATTCGTCAACACCTCAAAACCTGCTAATTGAATGTATCATTAGTGTCGTGATCATTAATTACACAAAGCTCACAATCCAGATTTACAAGCATGACACAATAATGTCTTTTAATGATGAAGATTGGGAAGGTGTAGTGTCAAATTTAAAAGTTGGTGACAATGTGGAGATTTTTGTAGCTATTGGGCATGGATTTACTGTTAAGGAGACGGCTGCGTATCTTATATATGGTCAGCCAACTGCTGTGGAAATTGAACCAATACCTGAAGTGGACGCGCAATCATCACCTGATGCGTAA